TGGTTTTGTAAAGATAATTTAAGAAATTTATAACTGTCTAGACAACAGTGTTTTTCTTCAAATTATCAATTATAAAATTTAATATCATGGCAAGACAAAAAGGTCTCATGAAATACGTCGGAACCATAGGCGACGTTAGACATTTCAAAATCAAAGGGCAAAAAGGATTTTTTGCCGGCATGGTGGGCGGACCCACCGCAGAACAGGTTAAAACCGCTCCGGAGTTTGAGCGTACCCGCGAAAACATGAACGAGTTCGGTGGATGCGCCATTGCAGGAAAAGCGGTGCGAACCGCTCTTTCCCAGCTGATGGGGAAATTTACCGATACTCAGGTAACAGGCAGGTTAACTTCAATTATGAAGAAAATCAACCTGGAGGACGGAACGGAAGCCAGAGGTTACCGAAAGGTAGAGATCTCCACTCAGAGAAATTATCTGAATGGGTTTGAGTTCAACAAGAACCAATCGATCAACGGTGTTTTCAATGCTCCATATCAGGTGAATCATGATCCTGCAAGAAATACTGCAGATTTCATTGTAGAAGAGTTCATACCAATCGAATTGATCGCTGCTCCTGCAGGTGCTTCGCACTTCCGTTTGCTCCATGCTTTGGCAGTGATCGCAGACTTTTCGTATAACCCGATAACCGGAACTTATGAACCGGACGACGCGGTGAACAATGAGCTGAGTGTAGTTGCCAGATCACCTTTTATCCCGCTTAATGAAAGTTATTCCGGTGATACCATTACGGCAGACTTGCCAGGTTTACCAACTCTGGACAATACCGTTTCTGTACTTCAGTGTATCGGAATTGAATTCTTCCAGGAAGTAAACGGAGTTTATTACCCTTTTGCTACCGGTAACTGTCTCAAAATCGAGGAAGTGTTTTAGGATGTGATCATGAAAGGGCTTCCAGAAAATGGAAGCCTTTTTTTATCACTCATTTCAAAAATCCAAATACAGAATTTTATGAAAACAAAAATAGTAAGAGTAGCCCAGGGAAAACAAAGCACCCTTTCCCATCTTTATATTGACGGCATTTTTCAATGCTTCCTCCTGGAGGATAAAATCCGCCAGGTTAAGATTAAAAGCAGGACCGCGATCCCGGAGGGAAAATTTCAGCTTAAAATCAACACCACCGGTGGAATGAACAGAACGTATTCCCAGAAGTACGGACAAATGCATCAGGGCATGATTGAAATTGATGATCTGCCGACTTTCGACCTGGTGTATATCCATACAGGAAACACGATCCAACACACAGCCGGTTGTCCGCTCGTCGGGTTAAGTTACATCATGAAGGACGGAGATTATCAGGTTCTGCAGAGCCGCGATGCATACCGGCAGGTTTATCCTAAACTTTTGGCGGCAGCCAAAAGCAAGGATAATCAGATTGAGATCCAGAACAATTTTCAATTTTAAAACCGGAAAATCATGGCTAATGAATTAACACTAAGCGTTCTGTTCGGTTTTATCAGCAGTGTTCTGCTGGGGATTGTGGCCTACTTTATCAAGCAGCTGCACACCGATTTCAAGAGTATGGAAAGAGATATGTCGGAAGTCAAGACCATGGCTCTAATTATCAAAACAGAATTCAGAACCTCTTATGATATCCTCACTAAGAAAGTCGAATATCTGGAACAACGGATGAACAAATTAGAAATTAACCAAACAAAAAATCAGGATCATGAAAAATAGAAACATGAATTTAGCAAGCAGAATGAGTTCACCCACTCCCAAGTGGTTTCGGATTGCCCGCAATATCGGACTGGGTTTGTCGGCGGTCGGCGGTGCCCTGGTGGCTGCACCGGTGATTCTCCCTGCAGCTGTAATATCCATTGGAGGATATTTGCTTTTAGGCGGCACGATCATCAGCGCGGTGAGCCAGACAGCCGTGAGCTCAGAAGAGTATGGCGAAAAATCCGGAAAAATTCCCGGAAAAGCCCTGGAAGATCCAGCTGAAGAAGCTGTGAAATAGCACTTAAGTCCCATAATTAGAATTTTATTGGTTAACCGGCCTGTTGTCATGACAGGCTTTTTTTATGCCTTAGATTTTTTCTGCGTCCGTTTTCGCTCGTTTGTTAAAAGGGGTGAAATAAGTATGACTCTTGTATGGGAAAAGGGTGAAATAAGTGGCAATCAAAATAAAAAATTCCCCGGAGGGAATTTTCTGTTTTCAGATGCTGTAGTAGTATTTCTGAATGAGTGCAGCGCGTAGCTGGCTGAGCAATCTGGACTGTTCTACTTGCTTCTGTTCCAGCTCGTGGATGGATTTGATTTTGTGGATCATTTCGGGATTACGGGTAGCTTTTTCGATGCCTGGCTGGATGAAGTTCTGCAGGAGTTTTTTCAGCTCGAAGAGCCGGAGCATTTCGATGACGCTGCCGCAGAGATAAGGGTGAAAGAATCCGTTTTTCCAGAGGGAGTAAAAGGTCCAGTAAACGGTTTCGAGTTCTTCCTGGTTGCCACAGTAGATGATGAAGCAGTTCGGGCAAGGTTCACGCAAAGGTTTTCCGGCATTGTGGCCACGATTCAGAATAAAAACAGCCGTTTCCGGGGCTGGGCGGTGGACTGCGTAAGTCCGTACTTTGTTGGTAAGCATAACTTTTGTTTTAAAAAATTTGCTCTTCTGAATACTATTCAAAAGAAAAAAAGAAAAAAAAGAAAGTGCTCTACCCTTCGGGAGGAAAAATGCGATGCAATATTTTTTTGCAAAAAAGATTGCCGTATCATTTTTCACGGCCATCTTTTTTGCAAAAAACCCGGCAGGGCAAGATATTGTCAGGGCATTTTTCCGACGGTATACCTTTACTTTCTTTTTTTTTATTTTTTCTTATCCGGGTTTATCGATTGGTGCAGTAGGAGTTTTGTTTATTATAAAACTCAGGGAATTCGAAGCGGTATTTTACTAAATCCCTTCAGCGGAGGGAAAGACAGCGGTATGGCGATGCGAGGGCTCGCAGCAGCGGCATACTGCTGTGCGCGGTACCGATAGTGAATAAACTGCCACTACACTATTCCGCTGAAACCAGGCAGTTTATTGACTAGCGGTACAGGCAAAATTGTTATAAATGCCTTATGATTAAATAATTTTTCGGTTATTCGATTAGGGAATGATTTGCTTGTATAACCGACTTTCAAGGGATGGAAAGGGGATGGAAAAATCAGCTGTATGACGTTGCAAGTTCAGAAACGACCGGCATGATTCCATGGACAGGATTGGCTGAATATTGTTCTTATTTAAATTTTCTGTATTTTTAAAGAAAAACATTTGAAATGAAAAAAATTTTACTATTAACTGCCCTCTTTGTTTTTAATTTTGGGTTTTCACAGAAGCCTCTGACTAGTAGTTTGGAAAATCTTGATCAGAAATTTCTAAAAAAATTTCACATTAAAAAAGATGTATTCGATAACAAAACTGTTATTTACGAGAAGAAATCGTACGGACAAAACATCCGTATAAAACCGTACCTTGTTATAAAAGATGGGCTGGTATTTTACAGGGTGGGATTAATGTTTGATGGTTATTCGGAATGGCCGGATATGCACACCTTCAAGTTTCTTATTGATGATCAAGTATATAATCTACCGCTAGGAGAAACTCGTAAGAAAATAAGCCATCAAATTACAGCCGTAGAGACTTCTAATTTATTACTTAACGATGAAGAAATAGAAATCTTCCGAAAAGTAGGATCTGCAAAAACGCCGGTACAATACAGGATTAGCGGGAATAAGAATACGGATCTGAAGTTATATGTAAATAGTTATATAAAAATAACGAA
This DNA window, taken from Chryseobacterium sp. 6424, encodes the following:
- a CDS encoding DUF5675 family protein: MKTKIVRVAQGKQSTLSHLYIDGIFQCFLLEDKIRQVKIKSRTAIPEGKFQLKINTTGGMNRTYSQKYGQMHQGMIEIDDLPTFDLVYIHTGNTIQHTAGCPLVGLSYIMKDGDYQVLQSRDAYRQVYPKLLAAAKSKDNQIEIQNNFQF
- a CDS encoding DUF6943 family protein; translated protein: MLTNKVRTYAVHRPAPETAVFILNRGHNAGKPLREPCPNCFIIYCGNQEELETVYWTFYSLWKNGFFHPYLCGSVIEMLRLFELKKLLQNFIQPGIEKATRNPEMIHKIKSIHELEQKQVEQSRLLSQLRAALIQKYYYSI